Proteins encoded in a region of the Zea mays cultivar B73 chromosome 4, Zm-B73-REFERENCE-NAM-5.0, whole genome shotgun sequence genome:
- the LOC541790 gene encoding large ribosomal subunit protein uL29c, with amino-acid sequence MATMSLAAASPLASIPRGIAAQAPCAAFLSIRLGGATATRFAGLAVASQPAERRAAAMVAMAKREQELEEIRAMTTEQMEEEVVDLKGELFLLRLKRSARQEFKNSEFSRMRKRIARMLTVKREREIEQGINKRLSRKLDRKWKQSIVVRPPPSLRGNKEE; translated from the exons ATGGCGACGATGTCTCTTGCCGCGGCGTCACCCCTCGCCTCCATTCCCCGCGGCATCGCCGCTCAGGCTCCTTGCGCGGCATTCCTGTCCATCCGCTTAGGTGGCGCGACGGCGACGCGGTTCGCTGGACTGGCGGTGGCCTCGCAGCCAGCGGAGCGTCGCGCCGCGGCGATGGTCGCGATGGCGAAGAGGGAGCAGGAGCTGGAGGAGATCCGGGCCATGACGACGGAACagatggaagaggaggtggtagaCCTCAAGGGGGAGCTTTTCCTGCTCCGCCTTAAGCGCTCGGCGCGCCAGGAGTTCAAGAACAGCGAGTTCAGCCGCATGCGCAAGAGG ATTGCTCGTATGCTAACCGTGAAAAGAGAGCGGGAAATTGAACAAGGAATCAATAAAAGATTGTCTAGGAAGCTTGATAGGAAATGGAAGCAGAGCATTGTGGTCAGACCACCACCATCTCTAAGGGGGAACAAAGAGGAGTAG